The proteins below come from a single Thalassotalea ponticola genomic window:
- the ybgF gene encoding tol-pal system protein YbgF, translating to MKSYKLILGFAVAAGANIALAAEPAPVLDINQSTVNDTPDQTTDVATLQRMLQVRNRALIDMQQQIDELQTEVSQLRGVTEEQAYTIKQILQRQRELYQEIDRRLSQSSAAVVPPASTQPSSVEYSENLTENQTYDRAVNLVLKDKRYDQAIVEFKKFTEQYPNSSYADNAHYWLGQLLFNKGDLSAAEKEFSIVMNNYEKSSKRSDAILKLGMVKQKQGQTAQAKSLFERVIAEYAGSSAAQLAKARLASL from the coding sequence ATGAAATCGTATAAACTTATCTTGGGTTTTGCGGTGGCAGCAGGTGCTAATATAGCACTTGCTGCTGAGCCTGCACCCGTACTCGATATTAACCAATCGACAGTTAACGATACCCCAGATCAAACGACGGATGTAGCAACGTTACAACGCATGCTACAAGTTCGCAATCGTGCACTAATTGACATGCAACAACAAATTGACGAGCTGCAAACTGAGGTTAGTCAATTGCGTGGTGTTACTGAAGAGCAGGCCTATACGATTAAACAAATCTTACAGCGCCAACGCGAACTGTATCAGGAAATCGACCGTCGTTTATCACAGAGCTCTGCGGCTGTAGTACCACCTGCAAGTACACAACCGTCTTCGGTTGAATACTCCGAAAACCTAACTGAAAATCAAACCTATGATCGCGCGGTAAACTTAGTTTTAAAAGACAAACGCTATGATCAAGCGATTGTTGAATTTAAAAAGTTCACTGAACAATACCCTAATTCAAGTTATGCCGATAATGCCCACTATTGGTTAGGGCAACTGCTGTTTAACAAAGGTGATTTATCTGCTGCTGAAAAAGAATTTAGCATTGTGATGAATAACTACGAGAAATCATCTAAGCGCAGCGATGCAATCTTAAAACTGGGTATGGTAAAGCAAAAGCAAGGTCAGACAGCGCAAGCCAAATCTCTATTTGAACGTGTTATCGCTGAATATGCAGGCTCATCTGCTGCACAATTGGCAAAAGCGCGTTTAGCCAGTCTATAA
- the pal gene encoding peptidoglycan-associated lipoprotein Pal encodes MRLNKLVKSMAVALPMLALAACSSNDTTDEEARIAANKAAAEAQAEQQAAEAAAAAEMARLEQIKQEEQEKLSAANTVYFDFDTAKLDSSVTSVLDLHAAFLVKNANAKVVIEGHADERGTPEYNIALGERRAQAVQKYLENSGVMSTQIETVSYGEEKPAVNDRSESAFAKNRRAVLVY; translated from the coding sequence ATGCGTTTAAATAAATTAGTAAAGAGCATGGCTGTAGCCCTACCTATGCTTGCTTTGGCAGCGTGTTCATCAAACGACACGACTGATGAAGAAGCGCGTATTGCTGCTAATAAAGCAGCAGCAGAAGCACAAGCAGAGCAACAAGCTGCAGAAGCGGCAGCCGCTGCTGAAATGGCTCGTCTAGAGCAGATCAAACAAGAAGAGCAAGAAAAACTTTCTGCTGCAAACACTGTTTACTTCGACTTTGATACAGCAAAACTTGATAGCTCTGTAACGTCAGTACTTGACTTACACGCAGCATTCTTAGTGAAAAATGCAAACGCAAAAGTTGTTATTGAAGGTCATGCCGATGAGCGCGGTACACCAGAATACAACATCGCACTTGGCGAGCGTCGTGCACAGGCGGTACAAAAATACCTAGAGAACTCTGGCGTAATGTCGACACAAATCGAAACGGTATCTTACGGTGAAGAAAAGCCAGCGGTTAATGATCGCAGTGAAAGCGCCTTCGCTAAAAACCGTCGTGCAGTATTGGTTTACTAA